GTCGCGGCGCTTGGGGTCGTCGGCGGACGGGCGCTCGCGGACGTCCTGGATGGACATGCCCGCCACGATCGCCAGTACGTCCCGCAGGACGCCGGATCGGCGGGCCTGCACGAGCATGCGCGCGAAGCGCGGGTCGATCGGCAGTCGCGCGATCTCGCGGCCGAGGTCGGTGAGGCGCCCGGTTCCTGCGCCGCCTCGTCCGCTCCCTGAGCCGCTTCCTCCGGCCCCTGAGCCTGCTGAAGGGTCGACCGCCCCGAGCTCGACGAGCAGGTCGAACGCCGCCTTCACACCGCGCGAGTCCGGCTTGGTCAGAAACGGGAACTCGCCGATGTCGCCGAAGCCGAGCGCGAGCATCTGCAGGATGACCGCCGCCAGGCTCGTGCGAAGGATCTCGGGTTCGGTGAACTCATCGCGGGAGGCGAAGTCCTCCTCGGAGTACAGCCGGATCGCGATGCCGGGGCTGGTGCGGCCCGCCCGCCCGGAGCGCTGCTGGGCGGATGCCTGCGACACGGCCTCGATAGGCAGCTGCTGGATCTTGGTGCGATTGCTGTAGCGGGAGATGCGCGCGGTGCCGGTGTCGATGACGTACCGGATGCCGGGCACCGTGAGACTCGTCTCGGCGACATTGGTCGCGAGGATGACCCGGCGCCGCACCCCGGCGATCGCCGAACGCTCGAAGACCCGGTGCTGCTCGGCGGCCGAGAGGCGCCCGTAGAGAGGGAGCACTTCGGTCGGCGAGGCGTCCTTGGCATACATGCCCCGCACGGCATCCGCAGCATCGCGGATCTCGGCCTCGCCCGGCAGGAAGACGAGCACGTCTCCGGATGACTCGCGGTCGAGTTCACGCAGCGCGGCGGAAATGCCGTCCACGTCGTCGTCGGCCCGCTCGTCGCGCGGGCGGTAGCGCACCTCGACCGGGTACGTCCGGCCGGAGACCTCGACGATCGGGGCCGGGTTGCCCGCGGCATCCGCGAAATGCTTCGCAAAGCTCTCGGGATCTATCGTCGCGCTGGTGATGATCACCTTCAGATCCGGCCGCTTCGGCAGGATGCGCGTGAGATATCCGATCAGGAAGTCGACGTTCAGCGACCGCTCGTGGGCTTCGTCGACGATGATCGTGTCATAGCGGCGCAGCAGCCGGTCGCGGTGGATCTCGTTGAGCAGGATGCCGTCGGTCATCAGCGCGATGCGCGTGTCCTCCGAGACCTTGTCCGTGAAGCGCACCTTGTAGCCGACCGTCGTGCCGAGGGGCACTTCGAGCTCTTCGGCGATGCGCTCGGCGATCGTGCGCGCAGCGATGCGTCGCGGCTGCGTGTGCGCGATCCGGGTGCGTCCGAGTTCAAGACAGATCTTCGGCAGCTGCGTGGTCTTGCCCGATCCGGTCGCTCCGGCCACGATCACGACCTGGGAATCGCGGATCGCACGCGCGATCTCATCGCGCGCGGCGCTGACGGGCAGCTCCGGCGGATAAGAGATCACGGGTTCTGGGGAGGACATAGCCTTCCAGTCTAAAGTCGTCGTGCCTCGGGCGCGTTTCCGCTTGACCCTGACATCGTGTGAGGACTGATCATGTACGCCGACGGACAGGTCGCCGCCTACGGGCGGGTGAGCGTGCGGATGCTTCGGCGGTAGGACGCATCGCAGTTGTCGACGCTCATCCGGATCGTCGGGCTGCGTGATCTCGGCGTGGGCCTGGAGGAAATCCGATCCGCGCTGCGGGATCCGGTCGATACGACCGAGCTGGCTCGCGATCGGCCCGCTCTATGACCGGCTGTTCCCCGCGCTGGAACGCGCCGGCGTGCCGCCGCGCGACCCGTCGGTCATCTACGACACCGGCGAGGGAGCGGAGATGGAGTCGGATGCCGGTGAGGTCATCGTCCACGCGGGTATGCGGCGACGGACGACGACCCCGTGGGTGATTTCGCGGATGTCACGCTGGCTCACGTGCCGCTTGCGGCAACGCTCGTGCACCACGGGGTCAGGGCGGGGATCGGCGACTCGTGGATGACGCTCAGCGAGTGGGTCGAGCAGAACGGCTACCGGTTCGCAGGCCCCTATAGGGAGGTCCACCTGATCGGTGCGGCGAGAAGTCTTCGGCAACGGCGGACTCTGCTTCTCCCGTAGGGCGTTGAACTTCATGCTCACATAGGTGCCTGACATGCGGACGACGGCGTGTCGCACTTCCCGCTCAGCGGGACTGCCTGCTGTCAGATGCAATGAGCGCGAAGTTCGACGCGTAGTGAGCGGGTGTACGGGGAGTGTGAGCGCGAAGTTCAACGCGCTCCAGAAGCGTTCAACGCCGAGAATATGTGGACAGCGCGCTCGCGCGGCATTCGTCGTCCCTACAGTGTCGCCATGAGTTCAGAGGATTCGTCTCACGACGAGCGACGCGGATACCTCGCCGCGGATGACGACGACGACGTCGACGATGTCGACGAGTTCGATCAGCACGGCGACGATGACGATGACGATGACGATGACGACGACGAAGACGAGCACACGGATCCGGCGGCGGTCCTGCAGGGTTTCCTCGATCGTCACGCCATGCATCCATTCGAAGCGCTCGCCGAACCGGTGCGGCGTCGGATCATCGACGTCCTCGCCAGCGGGGAGCACACCGCGGGTGAGTTGGCCGCCGTCGTCGGCGGCGAGTACCGCATCAGTCGGACGGCGGTCTCGAAACATCTGCGGTTGCTCCGAGACGCCGGCTTCATCGACGTTCGCGGCGACTTCCAGTGGCGCTGGTACCGGCTGACATCAGAGGGTCTGGACGTGCTGGAGATGATCGTGGCCGACCTGCGGCACAAATGGAATCTCCGGCTCGGGTGGGACGAGGAGCTCGGCATGGAGAACGACCCGCTCGCTCATTTCGACCGCCCGGTGCAGCGCAAGGGTCCGGGGCGCCCGATCCGGCGCGGACATCGCGGAACCCAGACCTCGGCCCCGATCGCGAGCGAACCCGACAAGGGCTGGTAGCGCCGATCTAGGCTGGAACCATGACGATTCCCACGGTTCAGCTCAACGACGGCTACGACATCCCGCAACTCGGCTACGGCGTCTTCAAGGTGCCGCCGGCAGACACCGAGCGCGCGGTCGCCGAAGCCCTCGAGGTCGGCTACCGCCACATCGACACCGCCGCCATCTACGGCAACGAGGAGGGTGTCGGCGCGGCCATCGCGAAGGCGGGGATCCCGCGCCACGAGCTGTTCATCACCACCAAGCTGTGGAACGACCGGCACGACGGGGACGAGCCGGATGCCGCGATCCGCGAGAGCCTCGACAAGCTCGGCCTCGAGCGCGTCGACCTCTACCTCGTGCACTGGCCCACCCCCGCGAAAGACAACTTCGTCCACGCGTGGCAGAAGCTGATCGAGATCCGCGACCGGGGTCTTGCCCGCAGCATCGGCGTCTCGAACTTCCTCGTCCCGCATCTGGAGCGCATCGTCGCTGAGACCGGCGTCACGCCCGCCGTCGACCAGATCGAGCTGCACCCCGCGCACCAGCAGCGCGACGTGACCGACTGGGCCGCGGGGCACGGCGTCGCCATCGAGGCATGGGGTCCGCTCGGTCAGGGCAAGTACGACCTGTTCGGCATCCCGGCGGTGAAGGACGCGGCATCCGCCCACGCCAAGTCGCCCGCGCAGGTCGTCCTGCGTTGGCACCTGCAGAAGGGCAACATCGTCTTCCCGAAGTCCGTGCGCCGCGAGCGTCTCGAGGAGAACCTCGACGTGTTCGACTTCGAGCTCTCGGACGCCGAGATCGCGGCGATCGACGCGCTCGACCCGGAGGACGGCTCCGGACGGGTCAGCGCGCACCCCGACGAGGTGAACTGAGCACGGACGGATCGGAGCCGGCGGTGAACGAGCGCCTCGAGAACTCGGCGAGTCCGTACCTTCGCTCGCACGCCGGAAATCCGGTCGCGTGGTTCCCGTGGGGCGAGGAGGCGTTCGCGCAGGCGCGCCGCCGCGACGTGCCGGTGATGGTGTCCATCGGCTACTCGACCTGCCACTGGTGTCACGTGATGGCGCGCGAGTCCTTCTCGGATGAGCGGACCGCGGCGGCGCTGAACGCGGACTTCGTGGCGATCAAGGTCGACCGGGAGGAACATCCGGAGGTGGATGCCGCCTACATGGCGGCCGCATCCGCCTTCACGCAGCACCTGGGCTGGCCGCTGACCGTATTCGTCACGCCCGAGGGGCGCCCGTTCTACGCGGGGACGTACTTCCCGCCCGAGCCGCGCGGCGGCATGCCGTCCTTCCCCCAGGTGCTGGAGGCTGCGCGCGAAGCGTGGACCGAGCGCCGCGAACAGGTCGATGAGACCGCCGTGGCGGTCGTGGCCGCGCTCGCCGAGGCGCGCAACGCGCCCGACGGAGCCGGCACGACACCCGATGTCGGCGAGATCGCCGGCGCCGCATCGGCGATCGCTGCACGTGAAGACCGCGAGTACGGCGGCTTCGGGGGCGAGGATCCGGCGACGCCGAAGTTCCCGATCGCCACTGCGCTGCGATTCCTGCAGACCGGCACCGTACGCGCGACCGATCCCGAAGCCGCGGCAGTGGCCGAGCGCGCCCTTGGCGCGATGGCCGCATCGCCGCTGCGGGACGACGTGGAGGGGGGCTTCTTCCGCTACGCGACCCGGCGGGACTGGACCGTGCCGCACTACGAGCGGATGCTGACCGACAACGCGCAGCTGCTCGAGATCGCCGTCGATGCCGGCGACGAGTCGACTGCGCGGGGCATCGCGGCGTTCCTGACCGAGGTGCTGCAGCAGCCCTCCGGCGGATTCGGCGCCGCGCAGGACTCCGAGTCGTGGATTGACGGGCAGCGCAGCGAAGGCGGCTTCTATCTGCGGGATGCCGCGGGGCGATCGAGTCTTGACCCGCCGGCGGTCGACGGCAAAGTCGTGACCGGCTGGAACGGCCTCGCCATCGCCGCGCTCGCGCGGGCGGGCACGCGCTACGGCGAACCCGCATGGATCGAGTCCGCCCGGTGGGCGGCCGACGCGGTGCTGGGCGCCAACGTCCGCCCGGACGGATCTCTGGTGCGCGCGTCGCTCGATGACATCGCCTCACCAGCGTCGGCGACACTGGCCGACTACGGACAGTTCGCCGGTGGCCTGCTGGCGCTGACGGTCGCCACGGGCGAGGTCGCCTACGCGCTACGCGCACGCGAACTCGTCGAGGCGTCCCTGGAGCGCCCCGAAGATCCCCGGAGTCCGATCCGCGCTCCCGGCGGCGGCGACGCGGTGCTGGCCGGACAGGATCTCTCCGCTCCGGATGCCGCATCCGACGGCGACGAGCCGTCCGGCCCGGCCTCGCTCGCCGATGCCGCCTACGTGCTGTGGCTGCTGGGTGGCGGCGACCGCTGGAGGGCGCTGGCGGAACAGACGGTCGCGGCGCACGCGGCATCCGCTCTGAGCCAACCGCTCGCCTACGGCGCCCTGCTCCGTACCGCCGCACGACTGGCGCGCCCGCCCCGGCAGCTCGTCGTCGTCTCGGAGCGCCCGGAGGCGCTGCTCGTGACGACTGCGCGCGCCATCCCGGCCGACATCGTGACGATCGTGACGGCCGAGCAGGCGCATGATCTCGCCCTCGCGGGCTTCGAGCTGTTCGAGGGAAAGCTCGAGCGCGGCGGCGCCCCGACAGCCTACGACTGCGTGCGCTTCGCCTGCCGGCTGCCGGTGACCGATCCCGCCGGGCTCGCGGCCTAGACCCAGCCCGTCATCCAGGCGTGCACGTGCCAGAAGTCGTACGGCACGGAGATCCCCGCGACGATCGGATACCAGAACGCCGAGAGCACCACGACGACGGCCAGGAAGATCAGGACGATGCGCTGCCCGCTGATGCGCCGATACGCGTCCGCTTCCGGGTGTCCTGCGATCTCGCGGAGCGCGTAGGTCAGCCCGAGCAGCAGGAAGGGCAGGATCGCGATCGTATAGAACTGGAACATCGTCCGTTCCGGATACTGCAGCCACGGCACGTAGGTCGCCGCGATGCCGGTGAGGATGACGGCGATCCGCCAGTCCCGGGAGACGACGAACCGGTAGATCAGGTAGAGCGCCGCGGCGACGCTCGCGTACCAGATCAGCGGGTTGGGCATGCTGTAGATGTTCTCCATGCAGCCGCTGCCCGAGCCGCAGCCCGCCTCGCCGTACGGGGTCAGCTCGCTGTACATCGAGGTGGGCCGAAGCAGCAGCGGCCACTGCCAGGCCGGGCTCGCATAGCCGTGCGGCGAGCTGAGTCCGACGTGGAAGTCGTAGATCGCGACGTGGTATTTCCACAGGTTCTGCAGCGACAGCGGAACCCACGACCAGAATCCGCTCGCCGAGGCTGCCGCGGCGTCCAGCGCGTGCCGGCCGTAGCCGCCGCCCGTGACGAGCCAGCCCGTCCACGACGCGAGGTAGATCACGAAGGCCACCGGGACGAACAGCACGAAGCTCACCGGTCCCTGCCGGAACGCGGCATCGGTCGGCCAGAACCCCACGCCCGCGCGCCGCCGCGCCAGCGCGTCGGTGACCACGACGTAGATGCCCAGCGCGACGATCACGTACAGGCCCGACCACTTGACGGCCGTCGCGGCGCCTGCTGCGGCGCCTGCGGCGATCAGCCAGGGCCGGTTCCACAGCACCGGACCCCACGTGGGGCGCGTGCCGTCCAGCGACCGCAGCGCGACCAGTGCGGCGAGACGGTCCAGGTGCCGCCGGCGATCCAGCAGGACGAACCAGAAGGCGAGCAGTACGAAGAAGGCCAGGAAGTTGTCCAGCAGGGCGACCCGGCTGAGCACGATCGCGAGGCCGTCGATCGCCATCAGCAGCCCGGCGACACCGGCGAACACGACGGAGCCGGTCAGCGTCCGGGCGACGAGATAGACCAGCAGGACCAGCGCGATGCCGAACACCGCCGTCGCGAACCGCCAGCCGAACGTCGAGTCCGGGCCGAACAGGGCCATGCCCAGACCGATGAAGAACTTGCCGAGCGGCGGGTGCACGACGAAGCTGCCGGTCGCGCTGAAGACGTCGGGCGCCCCGCCCAGGAACGTCTCGTTCGCGCCCTCCGGCCAGGTCGAGGCGTAGCCGAGATTCCACTGGCTCCAGGCGTCTTTGACGTAATACGTCTCGTCGAAGATGAAGGCGCGCGGATGCCCCAGATCCCAGAGCCGCAGCACGGCGCCGAGCGCCGTGATCAGCGTCGGAGCCAGCCACGCCCACCGCCGTTGCAGGCGCGGATCGGCCCGGATCCGCGCCGCCCACCTGTCGTAGACCGAGGCGCGCGTCTGCACGAGGGGCGGCTCGGTGGAAGACACAGCGACCAGCCTAAGGTTGGGAGGGTGATCATCCTCGCCGCGACGCCCATCGGCAATCTCGGCGACGCGTCACGGCGCCTCATCGAGGCGCTCGAGAACGCCACAGTGATCGCCGCCGAAGACACGCGCACCACGCAGCGGCTGCTCGCCGCGCTCGGTGTCGTGAACCGGCCGAGACTGATCGCCCTGCACGATCACAACGAGAAGCAGCGAGCCGGCGAATTGGTCGCACTGGCGGCGTCCGAAGACCTCCTCGTCCTCAGCGACGCCGGCATGCCGACGGTCAGCGACCCGGGCTACGGACTCGTCGCGGCCGCTGCTGCGGCCGGCGTCGGCGTGACCGTGATCCCCGGGCCGAGCGCGGTGCTGAGCGCACTGGCGGTCTCGGGCCTGCCGACCGATCGCTTCACGTTCGAGGGATTTCTGCCGCGCAAGCCAGGCGACCGCCGCGGCGCCCTGCGGGCGTTGCAGGGGGAGCGGCGAACGATGGTGTTCTTCGAGTCTCCGGCGCGCACCCCCGCCTCGCTCGCCGACATCGCGTCGGTCCTCGGCTCCGATCGCCGTGTCGCCGTCTGCCGGGAGCTGACCAAGCTGCACGAGGAGGTCGCGCGCGGGACGGCGGCCGAACTCGTCGAGTGGGCCTCCGCGGGCGTGCGCGGCGAGGTCGTCCTCGTCGTGGAAGGCGCCCCGGCAGCGGAGGTCGCCTTTCCGGATGCGGTCGCGCAGGTGCTCGAGCAGGTGCGAACCGGGGTGCGGTTGAAGGATGCCGCGGCCGAGGTCTCCGCGCACACCGGCCACTCGTCGAGGGAGCTCTACCAGGCGTCCCTCGCGCAGCGAGGGACCCTCAGCCCTTGACCGCGCCCGAGGTCAGCCCGCCCACGATGTAGCGCTGCAGCGACAGGAACAGGATCAGCACGGGCAGGGCGGCCAGCACCGCGCCCGCCGCGAACAGGCCCCAGTTGGACGAGAGCTGGTCGGACACCCACTGGAACATCCCGACGGCCAACGTCCAGTTGTCCTGGGAGACCAGGACGAGACGGGCGATGATGAAATCGCCGAACGCCGCGATGAAGGCCAGGAGGGCGACGACGGCCAGGATCGGCGTCACGAGCGGCATGATGAGGCGCCAGAAGATCTGGGCGTGGGTCGCACCGTCGATCTTGGCCGACTCGTCCAACTCCATCGGAATGGTGTTGAAGAAGCCGTACATGAGGAAGGTGTTGGTCCCGAGTGCGCCTCCGAGATACACGCAGATGAGCGCGATCTTGGAGTTGAGGCCGAGCGCGGGCACCACCTCGCCGAGCGCCAGGAGCAGCAGGAAGATCGCGATGAAGGCGAGCGCCTGCGGGAACATCTGGATGATCAGCAGCGACGTGAGACTCAGCCGTCTTCCCGCGAATCGGAAGCGCGAGAACGCATAGGCGGCCGACGCGCCCATCAGCACGGCTCCGATCGCCGCGACCCCTCCGATCAGGAGCGTGTTGCCGTACCAGGCCCAGTAGCTGGTCTGTCCGAGCGCAGCGTAGTTCGTGAGGTCGAACGTGCTGAACAGGGCGTTCGCGGCCGACAGGTTCCCGCCCGGGTTGAAGGATGCGGAGACGACGTAGACCAGCGGGAAGGCCGCGTAGAAGATGATGACGATCGCCAGGAGGTACTTCCAACCGACCTCGAGCACCCAGCGTCGGCGTTTGGCGCCGCTGCGGGAGGAAGCCGGTCCTGCGGTCTGAGACGTCGGTGCTGCGACGGCGCGCGTGGACATCACTGGTACTCCTCGAGCTTGCGGGTCTGGCGGAAGGCGATCGCCGAGATGAGTCCGACGACGAGGAACACGAGGATCGACAGCGCGCTCGCCAGTCCGAAGTCCGCAGCGCCACCGGCGACGCCGGAGATGCGGTAGATCGCGGAGATCAGGATGTCGGTGTAGCCGAGCGCGAACGGCGCGCCCGGTATCGCCGGCCCGCCGTTGTTGAACATGTAGATCGTCGTGAAGTTGTTGAAGCTGAAGGCGAAGGATGAGATCAGCAGAGGCGCCGTCGCGACCAGGACGAGCGGAAGGATGATCGAGCGCATCTGCCGCGAGCGCCCGGCTCCGTCGATGGATGCCGCTTCGAGCGAGTCCTTCGGCAGTGACTGGAGGGCACCGGTGCACACGAGGAAGAAGTACGGGTAGGTGAGCCACACGTTCACCCACAGCACGGCGATCCGCGCCAGCCACGGATCACCGAGCCAGTTGATCTGGGCGCCGAAGAAGAAGAGGTCGTTGATCACGCCGAACTCCGCGTTGAACATCCCCCGGAACAGCAGCGCCGACATGAACGCGGGAAATGCGTACGGCAGGATGAACAGCGTCCGCAGGACCTTGCGCCCCCGCACGCGCGGATCGTTGTAGATGATCGCGACGATGAGGCCCATGAGGAACGGGATGGCGACGGACAGCAGCGCGAAGGCGAACGTCCACAGCGTCACGATCCCCAGCGCACTCTGCAGCTTCGGGTCGGTGAAGATCTGGATGAAGTTGTCGAATCCGACCCCGACGTACCAGCCCGCGGGCAGAGCGGACCCGTCGTCGGCGACGAAGCTGCCGGTGTCGGTCGCGCGGTAGACGGTGCCGCTGGCGGTGTCGGTGATGGTCTGCGCGGACTCGTCCCAGACCAGGGTCGACTCGTACACCGCCCCCGTCGTACCCTCTCGGGTCCGGATCGAGCCGTCGTTCGGATCGTCTGAGACCGGGACCCGCAGATTCGTGATGATCTCCTGCAGCGCGGGATCGGTGAGGACCTGGTTGCGGGCCACGACGTTCCAGCCGGGCACCGCGACGGGAGCGCCGGTCGCGCCGATCTCGGCGCCCCGCACCTGCGCAAGCGGCTCGTCCGTGTCGCCGGCCAGCACGTCCTCGTCCTCGACGATGGCGAAGCCGTACTCCCCGCCCCGTTCGATCACGGCGAGGGGATAGGTCGGGGAGTCCTCGAGCCGGCGCTCACCCTGCGTGAGCGCCGCATTGACCGCCTGCTCCTGCGTGCCGATGTGCCCGGTGCCGTAGTTGGTGAAGGCGATGTAGCCGGTGTACAGGAAGATGAACACCTGGAAGATCAAGAGGAACGTGAGCCCGGGGAAGAGGTACTTCAGCGGGAGCGCCCTCTTCGTGAAGTACACGATGTCGGCGAGCAGGAGCAGCACGACCGCCACGCCGAAGATCACCCACGACTCGGCGCGGAACGCGCTGACGATCGCGAGGAGACTGACGGCGTTGACGATCGCCATCAGCGCCAGCTTGACCAGGAACCCCCACCCAGGTCCACGCCATCGGCGCGCGTGCGATTCGCCGCGTGAGGTCGAGCTCTGTCTGGGTGGTGCGTCGCCGGAATGCGGTCCCGCCACCGTGCTGCCGGGCAGCGTCATCTCCTGCTCCTGTCTTGATCCGTGGGGAGGGGCGCGCGGGGCGGAGGACCGCCCCGCGCGTCCGATCAGCCGATCGCGGCCTGAAGGTCGGCGACCATCGTGTTCCAGGTCGCCACGGGGTCGGCCCCGCCGATGATCTGGACCTGTGCGGCGTTCCAGAGATCCCAGACCGAGCCCATCTCGGGGATCGAGGGCTGCGGCACGCCGTTCTGTGCGGAGGCGATGAAGCCGGCGATCACCGGGTCGGAGGAGACCTCCTCGGCGAGCGTCTTCCACGCGGGGATGCGCGGGTCTGCCTCGTAGAGGGCCTTCTGGGCGTCGTCGGTCGCGATGTAGTTGACCAGGAAGTCCTGCGCCAGAAGCGCGTTGGCCGACTCCGAGCTGACGTAGAAGCCCTGCACGCCGACGAACGGTGCGGCCGTCTCTCCTCCGGCGGAGGGGATCGGGTTCACTTTGATGTTCACGCCGTCAGCGGTGAGCGCCTCGATGGCCCACGGCCCCTGCACTGTGTACGCGGCCTGACCCGAGGCGAACAGTTCGTTGTTCGTGTCGTAGTCCACCGTCGTGGAGATGATGCCGGTGCCGGCACTTCCGTTGGCACCGAGCCAGGTGGCGAATGCGTCTCCGGCGGCTCCGCCCATGCCGACCTCGCTGGTGTACGAGCCGGAGTCGTCCTGCACGAACACCGGTGCGCCGAACGAGGTCTGGAAGCCGTACATCGTGTAGGCGTCTCCGGTCTGCCCGCCCGTGTTGATCACGATCGGACGCGCGGCGCCGGCGGTGGTCGCCGCGGTGATCGCGTCGTCCCAGGTCGCCGGTGCGTCCTGGCCGACCAGGTCGGTGTTCTGCACGAGCGCGACGGCTTCCAGCGCGTACGGGAGGGCGTAGAGCTGACCGTCGTAGGTCATCGCCTCCACCGCCACCTGCTCGATGGAATCGGCCTTGTCGCCGAGGTCGATCGTGTCCACGACGCCGGCCGCGACGAATGCGCCGAGCCAGTCGTGGGCGCCGATCGTGATGTCGGGGCCTTCGCCGGTGGGGACCTGCGCGATGAAGTCCGCACGCATGTCCTCGAAGTTCTTCTGCACCAGTGTCACCTTGGTGCCGGTCTCGTCCTCGAAGGCGGCGGCAGCCGCTTCGATCGCGGGCTTGCGATTCTCATCGGTCCAGATGACGAGTTCTCCGCCCGCGTCGCCGCCGCCGTCGGTGGCGTCGGGTGCTGCCGAGCCACCGGAGCAGCCGGACAGCAGCAGAGCGGCCGACGCGAGTGCGACGACGCCGATTCCCATCTTGCGCATTGATCTTCCTCTCGGAGGTGGTCGATGCGCGGCTCCGGCGGAGTCGCGTCATTACGACCGGTGTGGTGCCGCAGCCGGTCGGCCACGGCGGATATCGCAGTACTGCGCTGGACCGGTGGTCCTCACGCAGAGCGGGTGGCGGTCAGTGACCACCCCCTTCGTCCGCGGATGAGCTGCGGATGACGGCGACGTGCCCTGCAGCCAAGGTCGCGGTGTCGGTGATCTCCTGCTGCGTCAGCAGGTCGAACCCCGCCGTCGGCATGTCCACCGCGGTCTCGGAGTGATTGATGGCGACCACGTACTCCACCCCGTCGCCGTGACGACGGACGACCTCCAGCCCCTCGGGCGAATCCGCCGGGGAGATCCCCGCATCGCGGTAGATCTGGGACATGAGGACCGCCAGCGATCGCGCATCCGGCCGAGTGCTCACGTACCAGCCCACGCCGTCGCCGTGCTGATGCCGCGTGATCGCGGGCTTGCCCGCGGCGGGTCCGCCGAGATACGTCGCGCGTGTCTCCGCACCCGCGA
This portion of the Microbacterium pygmaeum genome encodes:
- a CDS encoding sugar ABC transporter substrate-binding protein; protein product: MRKMGIGVVALASAALLLSGCSGGSAAPDATDGGGDAGGELVIWTDENRKPAIEAAAAAFEDETGTKVTLVQKNFEDMRADFIAQVPTGEGPDITIGAHDWLGAFVAAGVVDTIDLGDKADSIEQVAVEAMTYDGQLYALPYALEAVALVQNTDLVGQDAPATWDDAITAATTAGAARPIVINTGGQTGDAYTMYGFQTSFGAPVFVQDDSGSYTSEVGMGGAAGDAFATWLGANGSAGTGIISTTVDYDTNNELFASGQAAYTVQGPWAIEALTADGVNIKVNPIPSAGGETAAPFVGVQGFYVSSESANALLAQDFLVNYIATDDAQKALYEADPRIPAWKTLAEEVSSDPVIAGFIASAQNGVPQPSIPEMGSVWDLWNAAQVQIIGGADPVATWNTMVADLQAAIG